A segment of the Symmachiella macrocystis genome:
ACGAGGGCGACGTTGCACATGAAAATGCAATCGTAGTCCTGCAAGTCCTGGCCAACGAGGTCGCCGCTGCCGATGACCCGCGGCGAAAAGGGGCTGGTCGACCCGGTTGACGGTTCGGTGGGTTGCAATGCCAAAGCCAGAAAGTCGGTCGCATTGCCCATCTCGCGCCCCGAGCGACTGCCATTGACGCACAGCACGTTCAGCCGATCACGAACCGGCACCGACAGCCAGCGACGATTATCGACGTCGAGCGCGTCCCCCTGCAGGCGAACTTCCACGCGATGTTCTCCTCCGGCAGAAAACGTATGCGTAAAGATTTCACTAGCAGCCGTTCCGGGCACCAAATTCACGCGGCGTGTGGCTTGCAGTTTGTTATCGACAAGAAATTCCAGCAGCTGACTATCTTGTGGGATCCGCCCGAAGTTTTGCACCGTCGCTTCGAATTGCACAGGACGACCCATCGCCACGTGCGACTGCAATGTCCGCAACGACGTCACCGCCGTATTTTCCTGGCTCTGCTTACCCAGATCAATCAGCACCAGTTGGGCATCCTGTCCAAGCTGTTTCATGGAATTGCGAAACTCGGTCAATTGCGAATTCGAACGCGGTAACCATCCGGCGCTTTGAAAGTCGCTAATAAAATAGACCTCTTTGCGCTCAGGGACTCCGCTTTTCTCTTCCAGCAGTTCTTTGATGCTCTCCAAAATCGGAGCCACGTCTCCCCGTCCGTGGGGTAACTCGAGCACCGATATTTCTTCAACCAAATCCTCTTTGCGAAACGAGGGCGTCGCTACAATCACCTGCGGCGCCGCTTCGGCAATGCGTAATAAATTAAACGCATCCCCCTGCCCCGACTGGTCAATAATTTGACGGGCGACTTCTTGGGCCTGATGAAACCGGCTTTGGTTCTCCTGTTGAAAGCCCATGCTGAATGTTGAATCGATGACCACAATTCGGTGCGTTGGTGCATCGGCGGGAAACGTGAGACCAAGACTCCGGAAGTGCGGCTCTGCCAGTGCAAGCGCCAACAGAATCATAATCAACGCGCGAATCGCCAGCAAAATCAACTGCTCCAGCCGGATCCGACGCGACTTTTTTTGCACCGCCTGAATCAAAAACCGCATCGCCGCCCATTCCGATTCGCGGAACTTACGCTTGTTGAGCAAATGGATGATGATCGGCGCAGCACCAAGCGCCGCTCCCCACAACATCCAAGGACTCAAAAAGAATTCCATGAGCGATTTCTGGTTTTTATTATTCTCTGGTTCCCAAACTCTGTTTGGGAACCCACTTTCCCGAAGCTCTGCTTCGGTGAATTTGGTTATCTACTTGATTTGGTCACAGTCAAATGTACAACGTGCGAATCGGAGCTTCGCTGAAATGCGTTCCCAAACGGAATTTGGGAACGAGTGAAACCTTTTCTAACGCCTACAGCCTAAAGCCTCTTCCCGTCTCTGTGTCCTCCGTGCCTCCGTGGTGAACTTCAAGTTTACGTCTTATGCATATGCTGCGACCGACCCGACAGGTACGCCGACAGGGCCATGTTGAGTGGTTGGTCGGTTCTGAGCAGCATGTAATCCATATGCATGTCGCGGCAGCCTTTGCGGACTTCGCGGAGGAATTGTTCGAACTCCTCTTGGTAGGCGGCGCGCAACACACGGGGTTCGGTTAATTGTTCGGGCAAACCTTCCAGTCCTTTAAACAACGTGGGGTCCTCGAAGGGAAAATCCTGCTCTGCCGGATCGATGGTGTGCAGCACAATCACTTCGTGGCGGCGATAGCGCAGATGTTTTAATCCGTGCATCAACGAGGTGATGTCGTCGAACAGGTCGCTGAGGATTATTACCAACCCCCGTTTATTGATCCGTTCGGCGATCTCATGAAAAATCGGCCCCATCGCCGATTCGCCAGCTGCTGGGTTCTGCTCCATCACGTGGCAGAGTTGTTTGATCTGCGAAGGATGGCTGGAAGCGCGGATGAAATTGTGCAAGGCATTGTCGTAGGTCGCCAAACCGACCGCGTCGCGCTGTTGCAGCACCAAATATGAAATAGCCGCGGCGACGTGCTGGGCATATTCCAACTTGGACATCGCTGCCTGATCGCTGCGATACCGCATCGATTCGCTGGTATCGAGCAGGATGTGGCAAGCGAAGTTGGTCTCTTCTTCGTACTGCTTGAGATAAAAGCGGTCGCTGCGGCCGAAGACCTTCCAATCGACGTGCCGCAAGTCGTCCCCTGGTACGTACTCTCGGTGCTCGGCGAACTCGATTGAGAAGCCGTGATAGGGACTTTTATGCAATCCAGAAACGAACCCCTCGACGATCAGTCGAGCTTTGATTTCCAAGCCCTGCAGCTTAGACAGCGTTCGCGGATCTAAAAATTTCCGATAGTTTTCCGCCACCGGCCAATTGCTCCGGGTCTTGGGGAATCAACTCCGTCAGTCGCCGCACGATTTCGTCGGGCGAAACCCCTTCGGCTTCGGCATTGAAGTTGGTGATAATACGATGCCGCATCACCGGATAGGCGACGGCGGCGACATCTTCGGTACTGACATAGGCGCGGCCATGCAGCATAGCGCGGGCTTTGGCACCCCAGATCAAACATTGACTGGCACGTGGGCCGGCGCCCCAATTGACAAATTCGTCGACAAAATCAGGAACGTTCCCTTTTTGTTTGCGAGTCAAACGCGCGAACTGCATCGCATACCGAATGACGTGATCGGCAACGGGTACTTTGAGCACGATGTCCTGCAGCACAGCGACATCCTCGGCGGAAAGGACTTTTTCCACTTTCGACTGCTCTAGCGCCGTGGTTTGACGGACGATCTGAAACTCTTCCTCTTCGTCGGGATAGTCGACGTAGATGTTGAACATGAATCGATCGAGCTGCGCTTCGGGTAACGGATAGGTCCCTTCCTGCTCGATCGGGTTTTGTGTCGCCAGCACAAAAAACGGTTCCGGCAATGCACGCCGCTTGCCGCCGGTGGTGACTTGATGTTCCTGCATCGCTTCCAAAAGCGCCGCTTGCGTTTTTGGGGGGGTACGGTTGATCTCGTCGGCGAGGATTACATTCGCAAAGATCGGTCCGGGCAAAAATTTGAAATCGCGGTCGCCGGTCGACTTATTTTCCTGAATGACTTCGGTACCGGTGATGTCCGAAGGCATTAAGTCGGGCGTGAACTGAATGCGATTGAACGACAGGCTCAGCGTTTCGGCCAGTGTGTGGATGATCAACGTTTTGGCCAAGCCGGGCACACCAACCAAAAGGCAGTGTCCGCGTGCAAAAATCGCGATCAACAACTGCTCGATGACTTCGTCCTGCCCGACAATGACTTTGCCGAGTTCGTCTTTGACTTTTTGGTAGCCTTCGCGGAGCCGCGCGACCGCTTGATGGTCGGATTCGGGAAATTCCGCGAGGGGTGCTGGGTCGCCGTCCACGGGGGGTGCTCCTTGTGAATCATGGTGTTGCTGCGCGCACGTCCAGCGCAGGACCAATGTATTATAGGCGGCCCGCCCGGGGAAGTCGCCTGCCACGCCCCAGAAATCGTGCAGCAGCATCCCCTCGGGCTAAAAAGTTGGTTATGATGAACCGACCGACAATTTGCGTCATCCCCCCATTTTGGAGAAGAACATGTCCTCAACCGTTGATTCGCCCGCCTCGCGCCGACAATTTATGAAGACGACCGCCGTCGCAGCTGCCGCTACCCTGGTCCCCGGCGTCGCCTCCCCGCTATTCGCCGCCGAGAAAGATCCTTATGCCGGTTTCCGCATGGGAATTCAAAGTTATTCGCTCCGCGGCTTCGACGTGACCAAAGCGCTGGATACGACGGACAAACTGGGACTGCACTACTGGGAAGCGTATCCCAATCACATTCCGGTTAGCACGGTCCCCGCCCAGGTGGCCAAATACAAAAAGATGCTCGACGCTGCCAATGTCAAGTTGATTGCCTTCGGCGTACTGCCGTTTAGCAAAGATGAGACGCAGGCCCGTGCGTTTTTTGATTTTGCCAAAGCCATCGGCGTCGAAACACTCAGCGCCAACCCGGAAAAGAACAAAGCAACATTCGATTTGCTGGACAAGTTGGTTGAAGAATACGCCATCAACATCGCCATCCACAACCACGGTCCCGGTGCAAAATACGACAAGATCGACGACGTGGTGGAGATCGTCAAAGGGCGGAATCCCCGCGTGGGAGCCTGCGTCGACACAGGGCATTTCCTGCGGAGCAATGAAGACCCCGTAGAAGCCATCGATCGCCTGAGCGACCGTCTGTACGGCGTGCATCTGAAGGACGTCAAGGATGCCAAAATCATGACAATCCTCGGCGAAGGAGACTTGGACGTGGTCGGCTGCCTCAAACTGCTCAAAAAGAATGACTACAAGCATTCATTGGCAGTGGAGTACGAAGAAAACCACGAGAACCCAGTCTCGGACATCGAAGTCTGCCTCTCAAACGTCCGCAAAGCCGTTAAGCAGATTGGGTGACGTAGAAACTAGTGGCCGGTGGCCAGTGGCCAGAATGGGGGGCGACCGGACTGGATGGCGTGGACCGAATCTTGGCCTGTGCCATTTGGTTCTCACCGACCAACCCTCAAGCCTGTCACCTCAAGCCTCACGCCTACTTCGACGTACTCTTCATCATCAGATAACCGATGATGCCGATCGTCACTAGGACGTAACCGTATTCTGCTGGTCCCATGGTGCGCCAGCTGTGCATGAGCGTTTTGTAGTAATATTCCGGCCATTCACTCATCGGAATTCTCGCTTCTGTCACGACAGAGAGGGGGGTTGGTCCGCATACCGAAATTCGGTTCTGACAAACCTAGCTCACGAAATCCCATTAGGCAAATTTTGGCCCCGGTCCGTGAGTCGGGTGCCTCTGCTGGCTGCGACAGCAGTGTTTTCCCGGTATTCAACCGGCGATTAGTCGTTGTTCGAGTCCGTTTTATGCGTCGCTTGAACTTCGATGATCTGCTCATTGTGCCGGTTTTGCGAATTTTGCGTCCCGGCCCAAAACTGCGCCGCCCCCTGCCCTGACATCATCACGCTGCCGCGAAACTTGACGGACAACCACTTCTTAATCACGGCCCGCGCGGGGGGAATCAGCAGGCTGAAACCGACCGCATCGGTCAAGATTCCCGGCGTCAGTAACAGCGCCCCAGCAACGAAAATCAACAGCGCATCGACCAGCGTCCCGGCGGGCGCTTCGCCGCTGGAGAGTTGTCGCTGAATCTTTTGCCAAGTCTGCCACCCCTGCAGCCGCGTCAACCAAGCGCCGACTACACCAGTCACCAGCACCAACAGCACCGTAAACTGCCAACTCGTGACGTCGCTGAGCCACAGCAACAACACCAGCTCGGCGAACGGCACGATCGTAAACAACAACATCAAACGAAATAACACGCGGGTTGGTTTCCTTATGGGGGCGGTATAATTAGCCTCAGATTGAACCATAATCACTCCGATTTCGCACTCTGCGCGTCGGAGTCCTGTGCTGGAGATTCGTCGGCGGGCGGTTTTTCTTGGGGCTGTTCTTTTGCCTGATACAGTTGCGGCGGTTTTCTCGCGAGGGGTGCTGAATAGGCGGAGTGTGAACCGACCGGTAATGTAAAGACTTGGTAACTGCCGTTGACTTGGCGGCGGTACATTAACGGATATGTGATGGCGAAATAGTGAGACTCGCCCGACGGCAACGTAAAGGGCGCGCTCCAGTCGCTATAGGGACCTTTCGTTTCATAGACGAGCGGTTGGTCGAAGTTGTTTGTGATCTTCACGCCGGGAGCGCCGAAGGTCGTGACGATTTGCGGCGGAGCCCAGGTGATGTCGTTGACGCGCAGCTTGCTGTAACCGAGATCGAAATCTGCGATGTCCACTCGCGAAGCGGTTCCCCCTTCGGTCAACTCCGCCCAACCAGCCAACAACACTTCGCGAATTCGCGGCAAATCAATCGTGTTGTCTTCCGGCTTCAAGTCGGGAGCGAATCGCGCTTGCAGATTCAATTCCGGTTGCCCCTGCCATTGCAGCGCCAACGCCCGCGTGAGTGACGTCGGTTTTTGTAAGGTGGGAATCACCCGTTGTGATGCGGAGAATTCTAGTTCCGCGTACGGTGTCCATGTCTCGCTGGTCGCATCGGTTTTGATTGCCAGCGAAATCAACAATCGGGGAAGCTGCAAGCGCATTGTCGATTGGGCGACATCCTCTTCGCCACCGGACTTTGCGGGGGCATCGACGATCTGCAGCGGTTCGGTCATGATCAACTCCGACCAAATCTGCACGTCGGGTCCGTAATGCTTTAAGTCGGGAATCACCTCGGACAAAAACTGGCGGTCCGCCAACTTTTTGAAATTTTCAATCGGCGTATCCAGCAAATGAATACGGGCTGCATCGTCATCAATCAGCATTTGTGTCAACGGGCCGAGCATGTTCGGCGCCAGGCCAAATTGAAATTCCTCGGTTTGTGGGACCTGCTCGGCATCGGGCCCCACTGCGGCAATCACACGGGGCCGCGGTGGCGCTTGACGCGCATCAATGGCGGCCGCCGTTGCGCCCAAGACGATCGAGATCCCTTTGTCGTCGGTACTGACCGATTGGGGCCAAACCCGCACGCGCGGCTTGTAGACCGGCAACGGCCACAATCCGGTGACCAGTTTTCCGGCGGGTGAGAGATCAATCTTCTTTTCCAACTCCGCCACCATCGGCGGAATCGCCGTCAGAATTTCGTTTTCGATGCGACTCTTACTACCGTACAACCCGCTGCGCAAACTGCTGGCAATACGGCCTTCATCCATACCTAAGCCGCTCGCGGAAATCCCATTGGGACCGCTCACCGACCAGTTGTCGTTGGGAATGCGGAAGTAGGTGCCGCGCAAGCGAAGTTTCAATTGCTGATTCACAATATAAGGCGTCACGTCAAAGCTGATCCAAATCGGCCGACGATATCCCAGCGCGATACTCATCGGTCCGGCTTGTGCATAACGCCCGCCTCCCAGCGGTCCGGGCGAACCTGAAATCGAGGCTCCGCTGATGTTGATCCGCACGTCGCTCAGCCCGACTTGCACGTTCACCTTGTCTTTGGTGTACGCTTTCACCCGCGCTCGCACGAGCCGGCCTGAATAGTTGATGCCATACAACGTTGTACTGAACGAGACGCCTTGTACCGACGAGCCTTGCCCAATGTTGGCAATGACGCCCCGCGTCACATCCGGGGGCGTCACTTGCGGAATTGTCTCGGCCATCGCCTTGAGCAGGTCGTTCCCCAGGCGCACACTGATTGCGCTTGGGATCTCCAAAGCCGGAACAAACGGTTCCGCATCGCGACTCTTCTGTTCGTCGATTGAGCGATCGCGCGGTTTGGCCAGCAGCGGCGCTGTCGATTTCACAGGGGCCGCGGGATCGAGCATCCAGGTATACAAGCGAGGATCCCGATAAGCGAGTTTCCAGGCATCGTGTTCAGCATCGGGATAAACGGTGAAATACGGATCCGCCCCCAATTTGCGCAGGGCGTCAATGACCTGTTGGTCGTCCGCGATTTTAACGACCGGATCCTTCGCGCCGTGAAAGCACCAGACAGGAATGTCTTGGATCGTTTTAGCAATTGCCGGATCGCCACCGCCGGAGATCGGTACCAAGGCAGCCCAGAAATCGGGCTTCGCCGCTCCCATCAACCACGTTCCATAACCCCCCATCGACCAGCCGGTCACGATTCGCTGTTGCGGATCAACGCGGAAATCCTTTTCGACCGTCTCCAAAATCTTCAACGCCCGCGCCCCATCGGGCGAATCGGGCGACCATGCGGTGAGAATCCGCCCCTTAGTATCCTCGGCTTGCGGAAAAACGGCAATAAAGGGAAAGCTGTCCGCCTGCTCTTTGATTGCCGGTCCCAAACCTTGCTCGACCTGCGCCTGGCCGTCGTTGCCGCGCTGGTCCGCACTATGCAGGAACAAAATCACCGGCCACTGTTTGGCCGCGTCATAATTCTGGGGTACGAAGACCTTATATTTATGATCGCCAGCGTCGTCGGTATAAACCCGATCCAAAAACCCAGTGTCAGCGGCCGTGGCAATCGCGACTGGCGCGACTAATGCCGTAATCATCAAGGCTACAATGCGGATCCGTCGGCGAAGCATGACTGTCTCTCCATAAAAAACTGGTACTCGTTTCATAAACCCGGTTGCGCTTGTCCTCGAAACTTGCAGATCAGTATCCGCAGGACGCGTCAAAGGGTTTTGAAACGACTTGTCAGGAAGATTTCCTCCGTGCTGTGCCGCCATGAAACAGCCGCGGGCGATTGAATCAGAAAGGCTTAAGCCCTCCCACGTTTATTGTTGCCGACGCGGTTATCGAATCAAGTCGGAATGCAAAAATTCGACGCCATCTGCTGCAAGGTTGCCGCGGTGTCGGTTTTGGACACTCGGCCGATTCAAAATACTCCTAATAGACCATCTTAACTCAGTTTTTCGGGTACGAACAACGAACAGGAAAGCGACATCGGAGCGGCGATTGTGAACAACAGACCCGAAAACCAAGCTGCCGTGCAGCACTGGCGGCGATAGTGTTCAAGTGTTACCGTTCACGATACACTGCTAGTCCGCCGACAATGGGAAAACATTCGTTTGACTCGATAAACCTAGCTGATTTCGCAATGCCCGACGTCCCCTTGAAGACCGTCTCCCAGCTGACGCAGGAGATCAAAAACTGCCTGGAAACCGAATTCCCCTTCGTGTGGGTCTCGGGGGAAATCTCGAACCTCTCACGCGCCGCCTCCGGGCATTGTTACCTCACGCTCAAGGACGACTCCGCACAGTTGCGGGCGATCATGTGGCGGGGAACCGCCAATCGCTTGAAATTCGACCTGCACGACGGTTTGGAAGTCGTCGCCGCTGGACGCGTGGAAGTTTACGAAGCCCGCGGCTCGTATCAATTGATCATTGAACAGTGCGAACCGCAGGGGCTGGGCGCTCTGGAACTGGCGTTTCGCCAATTGCATGAAAAACTAGCAGGCGAGGGTCTGTTTGACCCGGAACACAAACAACCGTTGCCGGCAATTCCGCAACGTATCGCGCTGGTGACCAGCCCCACCAGCGCTGCTGTCCGGGATATGCTGCAGGTCCTCACAAGGCGCTGGCCGGCAGCGGAGATTTTGATTCTGCCGGTCCTGGTTCAGGGGCCGGGTGCTGCGGCGGAAATTGCGGCGGCACTGCGGTCCGTGCCGCAGATACCGGGCGTCGATGTCGTGATCACCGGTCGGGGCGGCGGCAGCTTGGAGGATCTCTGGGCGTTCAACGAAGAGATCGTCGCACGGGCGATTTATGATTGCCCGATCCCCGTTGTCAGCGCCGTGGGGCACGAAATCGACGTGACGATCGCCGACCTCGTGGCCGACCGCCGGGCCTTAACCCCCAGCGAAGCGGCCGAATTGGTCGTTCCCGACGTGCGTGACATCCGCGCAGGCATCGCTCAAATGCGCAATCGGCTGATTGGCGGACTGAAACAACAGGCGGTCACTGCACGGGGACAACTCGACGCTCTCGCCTCGCGACGCGTCTTCACACAACCGGCCGAACGGGTTCACGATTTGCAACAACTCCTCGACGAACTCGAGGCCCGCAACCGCCGTGCTGTGCAGCGGATTGTGGAAACCGCAAAGCAACAACTCGCGTCATCATCCGCATCGCTGGATGCCCTCAGCCCGTTAGCCGTCCTGGGCCGTGGATATTCGCTCAGCAAAATCGCAGGCGGCACGGAATTCCTTAAAACGATCGACGATGCACCGGCGGGAGCGACGTTGCAGACGCTACTCGCAGATGGTCGGGTTACCAGTAAAATCGAATCGACAGACGCGGGCCAACCGCAAGACTTTTTGGAGTAAACCCAACATGGCCAAACGCGCCAAAAAAGAAAACGCAGCCCCGAAGTTTGAAGAAGCTCTTGAGCAATTGCAGCAGATCGTTGGCGAACTCGAAGAGAGTTCCGGCGGATTGGAGCATTCGCTCAAACGCTTCGAAGAAGGCATCGATTTGTTGCGAACCTGTTATCAAACCTTGGAGCAAGCGGAGCAAAAAATCGAATTGCTCACCGCTGTCGACGAACAGGGCAACCTCACCACCGCCCCCTTCGATGCCACATCAACCGTGGAACAAAAAACTCGCAAGTCAGCGAAAAAGAAACCAGCCGAAGACGAAGATGGCGGCAGTCTGTTCTAATCTCCGGATACGTCGGCCAAAGAACAACCGCGGGCGGCGCGAAACGTGTTGGTTCGCGCCGCCCTGCAGTTACCGGCATATTCCCTTTGTCCTAGACGTGGGGCTTACGCCGTCATCACTTTAATCTTCTGCGCCGCTTCGGCTTTCACCTTTGGCAACGTCAAACGCAACACGCCATCCTTGAGCGTTGCGTCGATGCCGTCGCGATCGACCTCTTCGGTGAGTTTGAACCGCCGCTGGTAAAGGCCGGCGGAGTGCTCGACGTAGTAGGGGTTGACCCCCTCGTGTGTGCATTCCGTTTTCTTCGCTTCGATCGTCAACACCTGTTTGTGCAAGGTGATGTCGACATCTTCTTCAGCGACGCCGGGCATATCGACGGTCAGAATCAACGCCTCGTTGGTTTCCGAAATATCTACGCGCGGATTCAATACCTCTTCGGTAGTTTTTTCCGTTGTGGTTTGGTCCGTCGTGCAACAACTCTTGGTCAAACCCTCTTGTGTTTGAGTCATGACATCCTCCCTTTCTTCTATCTGTTGCGTCGTATCATCAGACGCGAATGACAATTCCAATGTAGGTCGTGGCGCTTTACGAAGCGCGTTTGACCGTGATCTTCTTGGGCTTGCTCGCTTCCGGTTTGTGCAGGACAACCGTCAATACGCCTTGAGTGTATTCCGCTTCGGTCTGTGCTGCATCGACCTCGAACGGCAATCGCAACGTACGCGAAAATTCGCCCGTGCCCCGTTCACGACGATGGTACTTCTCGTCCTCGCCCAACGTATCGACCGGGCGGTTTCCTTTGATCGTCAGCATGTCACCTTCGACAGTGATGTCAATGTCGTCAGCATTGACTCCAGCAACCTCGGCGGTGACGACCAAACGGTCTTCACCCGACAAGACGTTCATGGCTGGAAAAGCTTGTGCTCCGGTCCGCACCGCGTCGGAAAGTCCGGAAAAAATTCGATTCATATCCACCGGCAAACGATTCAACTCTTGCCACGGATCCCAATGTTTTCGAAATGAAGTGTTCAGCATGATTTCACTTTCCTTTCACTCGTAATGATGAATTCGTCGAACATCTGTCTCCGCACAGGAACTGGCGGGGACTTGTGACTTTCAAATGTCCGATGGCAACCTTGAATGCAACCTCCATGCCGATCTGTTATCGCCGCAACGATTTGCCAGAAAATTCCAGCAGAAGCTTGTCCAACCAAGTCAAACCGAGCAGAACTAATCTCCATATCCCAATATTGAATAGACACTTACAGCGACACTCCGCAGTCCATTCCAATCATACCCCCTCTCAGCAAAATCCCCCAAAACCCATTTATGGCAGTTGAGTAAACCGGCCCGCAGACTGCCATATCGGCAGCCACCACCCAAGGCGACAGGCAGTGCCATTGTGGCAGCCTCAGGCGTGCGGCAGGCATGCCAGTCTGGCGGATAGTCCGTAATCCACTTGTGACTGTTAGGCAAGATTTGCATGCTCAATTTCACTGAGATGCCCGCAGCAACGTCGTAAAACGGCATTCGTTCGCCGCGCGTCCCCAAGGACTCCGATGAATAGAACCCGTAGTGATTGGTGCGGGGCAGGTCCGCTCTCTTAAAAATATGCGATAACGAACGAGGCTGGTTGCGTGACAGGGTTTGCCGGGTCTCAACATTCTGATGAACGGCGGCGGCGGCGTTTGGCAGTCGAGCAGGATGGCGCGCAGTCCGAATCGTTTACGTCGACCAGAGAAGCAAACAAAGAGTTGGACGCGATCGCGCTCGTCGAACTGGCGATCCAGGCCCTCATTCCCCGCTCCATTTGGCCGCACCTCGGCGTCGCCCTGGTTTTGGCGATGTTGGTTTTCGGCAGCCACGCTGCTCTGGATGCCCTGCCGCCAAATGACATTGCCGACATCTCACAACTGCGGCAGGTTGTTGATGAGTCGCAGCGTGTGGTGGCCGGGTTGTGCTTGTTCGTCACCATGCAAATTTGTGTCGTCATCCGACAAGTCCGCGGACGCAGCCGCAATGACTTCGACGGCCGCTATCGCCTCTGGAATTGGGCGGTCGTTGCCAGCGGATTCTTTTGTGCGGCGATATTTCTCAACCTACATCGCGTCGCGGGCGGAATTGTGGCGGCACTGCTGAATCGGCCCGACTTAACAACTTCCCCAATCACCTGGCAGGTCCCCGTGTTGACCATCGGCGGGCTGCTGTTGTTGGAACTGGGACGGGAGATGCGCGAACATCGTCCGACGAGCGTATTACTGTATCTCAGCTGTTTGTGTTATATGGTCCCCCTGCTCTCTTCCTTGAAACCGGTCTCCGGATCCCTGGATATGCTCCCCCCGCTGGTCGCGGGCATGCCGATCGAGATGCTGGCGTTCTCTGCAGCAAACATTTTGCTGTTCACCACGATGTCGTTACATGCCCGGTATGTCGTCCATTTCAATCCGGAGCCACCCACGTCGGTCGTACGTCAATTCCGCTTGCCGCTACCCCGCTTGCGTCGCCCGCGGTTCCGCCGACCACGGTTCTTGCGTTTGCCGAAATTTCTGCACTGGAAGTTACCCACATTTCAGAAACCGACGTTCAAGCTTCCGCAGTTCAAATTCCCGGCACTTAAGTTCCCGGCTTTCAAATTGAAGTTCCCCACCTTCAAGTTGAAATTGCCCAAACGGAAACCGCGTGCAGCGGCCCCTGTCGCACAAGCAGCGACGGAAGCGGTCAAACCGGCTCCGAAGAAAAAAAAGGCAGCGACGCCACGTCGCACGCGGACCGAACCGGCGCACATCGAACCCCCTGCTCCACAATCGGCAACAACAGAAGCCTTCGCGGAACAAATGCCGCCCCGCTCGAAGCGTCGCACCCCACCCAAAAAAGCAAAAACCCGCGCATCGCAAAGGCCGATCGAAGATCAAATCGATGAAGTGACCGCCGATGAGCTCAAAGGGCTGTCAAAAAAACAAAAACGCGAGCTCCGCAAAAAACGCCGCGAAGCACAACGCGCCGCCCAATAAGGCGGCACAGCCGCTAGGTTCGAGCTTCCGGCGGCACAGCCGCTTTGTGCGAGCTTCCGCTCGGTGGTTGGTGGGGCGCTTCCGTTGGGCGCTTTGCTTTGTGAATGGGGGTAGCGCTGCGGCTCGGTGGGTGCTTTGCCGTTCCGGGATACTGTTTTTTGCTCCGTTGCCCCTATTGCTGCTTGGGTTGTGACGACTTGCTGACTGGTGTGATTGGCAAATCTGCTCGTGTCGAGTACCTTATGGTGAGCGCCTCTTGAAGTTGGCGAAACCAGGAGTCAATCGGCATGGACCGGGACGTGTGGTCATCCACGGCCCCCGGCAAGGCGAGTTATCTATGAGTAAAACGGATCAGTCGGGATCGGCCGCC
Coding sequences within it:
- a CDS encoding BatA domain-containing protein, with the translated sequence MEFFLSPWMLWGAALGAAPIIIHLLNKRKFRESEWAAMRFLIQAVQKKSRRIRLEQLILLAIRALIMILLALALAEPHFRSLGLTFPADAPTHRIVVIDSTFSMGFQQENQSRFHQAQEVARQIIDQSGQGDAFNLLRIAEAAPQVIVATPSFRKEDLVEEISVLELPHGRGDVAPILESIKELLEEKSGVPERKEVYFISDFQSAGWLPRSNSQLTEFRNSMKQLGQDAQLVLIDLGKQSQENTAVTSLRTLQSHVAMGRPVQFEATVQNFGRIPQDSQLLEFLVDNKLQATRRVNLVPGTAASEIFTHTFSAGGEHRVEVRLQGDALDVDNRRWLSVPVRDRLNVLCVNGSRSGREMGNATDFLALALQPTEPSTGSTSPFSPRVIGSGDLVGQDLQDYDCIFMCNVALVTPAEANLLESFLKSGGGVVWSLGDRVDVENYNATLYRDGKGILPVKIGKRRGDAAKRSEAFYFDPGDYAHPIVADFQGNPQAGLGNTLTYEYYQLTLPPRSSFRVALRFNTGDPAIIDGKIDGGPALVVATSLDDSWGNWALWPSYLPMIREMAQLACSGRTGQRDFSVGQPIERVLPARAFDVDITVVRPGGGTTPARITQSESISEFQFADTQTSGIYEVNFGPPLSDTELFAVNVDTAESNLTSLSRDELAAELLPGIDFDYQTDLEQNITSESGTVAERGGLSRGLLYVVLFLVFVELLMAWQFRYGLWLLFPPLAVVAVYKYWRA
- a CDS encoding DUF58 domain-containing protein, coding for MAENYRKFLDPRTLSKLQGLEIKARLIVEGFVSGLHKSPYHGFSIEFAEHREYVPGDDLRHVDWKVFGRSDRFYLKQYEEETNFACHILLDTSESMRYRSDQAAMSKLEYAQHVAAAISYLVLQQRDAVGLATYDNALHNFIRASSHPSQIKQLCHVMEQNPAAGESAMGPIFHEIAERINKRGLVIILSDLFDDITSLMHGLKHLRYRRHEVIVLHTIDPAEQDFPFEDPTLFKGLEGLPEQLTEPRVLRAAYQEEFEQFLREVRKGCRDMHMDYMLLRTDQPLNMALSAYLSGRSQHMHKT
- a CDS encoding AAA family ATPase, producing the protein MDGDPAPLAEFPESDHQAVARLREGYQKVKDELGKVIVGQDEVIEQLLIAIFARGHCLLVGVPGLAKTLIIHTLAETLSLSFNRIQFTPDLMPSDITGTEVIQENKSTGDRDFKFLPGPIFANVILADEINRTPPKTQAALLEAMQEHQVTTGGKRRALPEPFFVLATQNPIEQEGTYPLPEAQLDRFMFNIYVDYPDEEEEFQIVRQTTALEQSKVEKVLSAEDVAVLQDIVLKVPVADHVIRYAMQFARLTRKQKGNVPDFVDEFVNWGAGPRASQCLIWGAKARAMLHGRAYVSTEDVAAVAYPVMRHRIITNFNAEAEGVSPDEIVRRLTELIPQDPEQLAGGGKLSEIFRSANAV
- a CDS encoding sugar phosphate isomerase/epimerase family protein; its protein translation is MSSTVDSPASRRQFMKTTAVAAAATLVPGVASPLFAAEKDPYAGFRMGIQSYSLRGFDVTKALDTTDKLGLHYWEAYPNHIPVSTVPAQVAKYKKMLDAANVKLIAFGVLPFSKDETQARAFFDFAKAIGVETLSANPEKNKATFDLLDKLVEEYAINIAIHNHGPGAKYDKIDDVVEIVKGRNPRVGACVDTGHFLRSNEDPVEAIDRLSDRLYGVHLKDVKDAKIMTILGEGDLDVVGCLKLLKKNDYKHSLAVEYEENHENPVSDIEVCLSNVRKAVKQIG
- a CDS encoding FxsA family protein, translating into MLFRLMLLFTIVPFAELVLLLWLSDVTSWQFTVLLVLVTGVVGAWLTRLQGWQTWQKIQRQLSSGEAPAGTLVDALLIFVAGALLLTPGILTDAVGFSLLIPPARAVIKKWLSVKFRGSVMMSGQGAAQFWAGTQNSQNRHNEQIIEVQATHKTDSNND